The Sorangiineae bacterium MSr11367 genome window below encodes:
- a CDS encoding tetratricopeptide repeat protein yields the protein MGERKSRWVIVTPTGDELVFRSLSELQEALMGNEQAEDDQEHMRVSTCDLEPSQAFAAAQRHVVAGRAGVKMGGGMGVAGRGTPSPYQNTLAGIPLPQHVMAAAGVRTTNVGGFSPAGQAAHEMRAKSVAASGDAPSGAALLRNTPVPSSGPRGRVRLRRTTPAGVFAPPANPRLPAPMAANDLHPDWPRGGRGPSGTKPGLVAPSAPPPALTSGTPLPRVVAPPVLDDPRRPRFASASPTCPGLYPLSKNRTSPGIHPGRTPAALPARVDPMPVGRLEPLPPVPEAPMRPRATPSPSGEPSLDSVDAIWAAMLQSTSKFVPFPMPPRAASPQPAMDVASEQEAQNVDDGWASVANIPALPRQTPQQMPPVQQMPVQQLQPYQPVQPIQPMPQVPLNEPGNPFMKGSERALLDAYPAGQTPPHAVHAARVAQGWAPPPMPAPPPLPPGYAYEGQGGFQRDQGGFRPQGWQEQGGGGGGWQEEPGAYPDQGSYPEPSGNFGDYRNVVAESELDLNALPMPPPSLPVRSRSLSDGPDLSEAMRSQVPSDEAPRYSVPSLDDRDSSSSASMPLMHEQERRFPRWWFPLIAAAGFGVGVLIVVGREPPPSRTAAVEVAPKASASAAQETKPAAPPPVVASATAAPAPVEPTPVAPAPIAPTPMAVNDRPAEPPSVGTSAFDRRTEAPAVTPAKVIELGPSKADNKVEKTEKTEKAPEKTEKTEKSDKPAEATAEAAGDPGATPVKLEGKSAYDKAVNAQRAGDLARARTLFRQVAEKEPHNFEAQTGLGDVARAMGEKQEAILAYRRALAENQSFYPALLGLADVLWESGDKTAAAERYAEIAKRFSPSMYPNRVRERVSGAETP from the coding sequence ATGGGAGAACGCAAGAGCCGCTGGGTGATCGTCACGCCGACTGGGGATGAACTCGTCTTTCGCTCGTTGAGCGAGCTGCAAGAGGCCCTCATGGGCAACGAGCAGGCCGAGGACGACCAGGAGCACATGCGCGTGTCCACGTGCGATCTCGAGCCGAGCCAGGCGTTCGCCGCCGCGCAAAGGCACGTGGTCGCCGGACGCGCGGGCGTCAAGATGGGCGGCGGAATGGGCGTCGCGGGAAGGGGGACGCCCTCTCCGTACCAAAACACGCTGGCCGGGATTCCGCTCCCGCAGCATGTGATGGCGGCGGCCGGGGTGCGGACGACGAACGTGGGGGGCTTTTCTCCCGCCGGTCAGGCCGCGCATGAGATGAGGGCCAAGTCGGTGGCGGCCAGCGGGGACGCGCCGAGCGGGGCGGCGCTTCTGCGGAATACGCCGGTTCCGTCTTCGGGCCCGCGGGGGCGTGTGCGGCTGCGGCGGACGACGCCAGCGGGGGTTTTTGCACCGCCGGCCAATCCGCGGCTGCCTGCGCCGATGGCCGCGAACGATCTCCATCCCGATTGGCCGCGCGGCGGGCGGGGACCCTCGGGGACGAAACCCGGGTTGGTCGCGCCTTCGGCGCCGCCTCCGGCCCTGACGAGCGGGACGCCGCTCCCGCGTGTGGTTGCGCCGCCCGTGCTCGACGATCCGCGGCGCCCGCGTTTTGCGTCGGCGTCGCCGACGTGCCCGGGGCTCTACCCGCTGTCCAAGAACCGAACCTCCCCGGGCATTCATCCGGGAAGGACACCGGCCGCGCTGCCGGCGCGGGTCGACCCCATGCCGGTTGGGCGCTTGGAGCCGCTGCCGCCCGTTCCCGAGGCGCCCATGCGCCCGCGCGCAACACCGTCGCCGTCGGGCGAGCCGAGCCTCGACTCGGTCGATGCCATCTGGGCGGCGATGCTGCAGTCGACCTCGAAGTTCGTCCCGTTTCCCATGCCCCCGCGCGCCGCGTCGCCGCAGCCGGCGATGGACGTGGCGTCGGAGCAAGAGGCGCAAAACGTGGACGATGGCTGGGCGAGCGTGGCGAACATTCCCGCGCTGCCACGGCAGACGCCGCAGCAGATGCCGCCGGTGCAACAGATGCCCGTGCAGCAGCTGCAGCCTTATCAACCCGTTCAACCGATCCAGCCGATGCCGCAGGTGCCGCTGAACGAACCGGGGAATCCGTTCATGAAGGGCAGCGAGAGGGCGCTGCTCGACGCGTACCCCGCGGGCCAAACGCCACCCCACGCGGTGCATGCCGCACGGGTGGCGCAAGGTTGGGCGCCGCCGCCCATGCCGGCGCCGCCGCCATTGCCGCCTGGCTATGCCTACGAAGGGCAGGGCGGCTTCCAGCGCGATCAGGGAGGCTTCCGCCCGCAAGGCTGGCAGGAGCAAGGGGGAGGTGGCGGCGGCTGGCAAGAAGAACCGGGCGCCTACCCCGACCAAGGGAGCTACCCGGAGCCGAGTGGCAATTTCGGGGACTACCGCAATGTCGTGGCGGAATCGGAGCTCGACTTGAACGCGCTCCCGATGCCGCCGCCGAGCCTTCCGGTGCGTTCGCGATCGCTCAGTGATGGTCCGGATCTTTCGGAGGCGATGCGCTCGCAGGTTCCGTCCGACGAGGCGCCGCGCTATTCGGTACCGTCGCTGGACGATCGCGATTCGTCGAGCTCCGCGAGCATGCCGCTTATGCACGAGCAGGAGCGCCGCTTTCCGCGGTGGTGGTTCCCGCTGATTGCAGCTGCAGGCTTCGGGGTCGGTGTGCTCATCGTGGTCGGGCGCGAGCCGCCGCCTTCGCGCACCGCCGCGGTGGAGGTCGCGCCGAAGGCTTCGGCGAGTGCCGCGCAAGAGACGAAGCCCGCGGCGCCGCCGCCGGTGGTGGCCTCGGCCACGGCGGCACCCGCGCCCGTGGAACCGACGCCCGTCGCGCCGGCGCCGATCGCACCGACGCCCATGGCCGTGAACGATCGACCTGCGGAGCCGCCGTCGGTGGGAACGAGCGCGTTCGATCGACGCACGGAGGCGCCCGCGGTGACCCCCGCGAAGGTGATCGAGTTGGGCCCGTCCAAGGCGGACAACAAGGTCGAGAAAACCGAGAAGACCGAGAAAGCTCCCGAGAAGACCGAAAAGACCGAGAAGTCGGACAAGCCGGCGGAGGCCACCGCGGAGGCGGCGGGTGATCCGGGGGCGACCCCGGTCAAGCTGGAGGGCAAGTCGGCCTACGACAAGGCCGTCAACGCACAGCGTGCGGGGGACTTGGCGCGGGCGCGTACGCTGTTTCGTCAGGTTGCCGAAAAGGAGCCGCACAACTTCGAAGCGCAAACCGGCCTCGGGGACGTGGCGCGCGCCATGGGCGAAAAGCAGGAGGCCATCCTCGCGTACCGGCGGGCCCTCGCGGAGAATCAGTCGTTCTATCCGGCGCTCCTCGGGCTCGCGGACGTTCTCTGGGAGTCGGGCGACAAGACGGCCGCCGCGGAACGTTACGCGGAGATCGCCAAGCGCTTCTCACCGTCGATGTATCCGAACCGTGTCCGCGAACGGGTGTCCGGAGCCGAGACTCCGTAG
- a CDS encoding response regulator → MARRNQGRWARIGFWMVGTPIDLGRGRLILHVDDDRDTNMLYASFLRRAGFRVADARTGVQGVERALELSPALILMDLVMPITDGFEATRRLKHHRRTLHIPILILTAHAYQGPIRMAEQAGANGFLLKPVVRETLIDKIDELLAA, encoded by the coding sequence ATGGCGCGCAGAAACCAAGGGCGCTGGGCTCGCATCGGATTTTGGATGGTGGGAACGCCGATCGATCTCGGAAGAGGTCGCCTCATCCTTCACGTCGACGACGACCGTGACACGAACATGCTCTACGCGAGCTTTTTGCGTCGCGCAGGCTTTCGCGTCGCCGATGCACGCACCGGTGTGCAAGGAGTCGAGAGGGCCCTCGAGCTTTCGCCGGCCCTCATCTTGATGGACCTGGTGATGCCGATCACCGACGGCTTCGAAGCGACACGTCGTCTCAAACACCACCGCCGAACGCTCCACATTCCGATTCTCATCCTGACGGCACATGCCTATCAGGGCCCGATTCGGATGGCCGAGCAAGCGGGCGCGAACGGCTTTCTCCTCAAGCCGGTGGTCCGCGAGACGCTCATCGACAAGATCGACGAGCTGCTCGCCGCCTAA